One Deltaproteobacteria bacterium DNA segment encodes these proteins:
- a CDS encoding terminase small subunit, whose product MNDRQRLFVQFYLETMNGGEAARRAGYSPKAAYQTASLLLRNAKVRAAVDAGMHERAMGVDEVLSRLSDIARLDFTGFTNDAGNLDLVEARRCGLLRFVKKWRELRAIALKPTHPLHARHGFRALCTMAALIFPKPATVAIGGDDGQPEFTLYDLLCRKDEENESPVGRWD is encoded by the coding sequence TTGAACGATCGACAGCGACTGTTCGTCCAGTTCTACCTGGAAACGATGAACGGCGGAGAGGCCGCCAGGCGCGCCGGCTACTCGCCAAAGGCTGCGTACCAGACGGCGTCGCTCCTCCTGAGAAATGCGAAGGTCCGCGCAGCGGTCGACGCGGGCATGCACGAACGAGCGATGGGGGTCGACGAGGTGCTCTCCCGGCTCTCGGACATCGCGCGGCTCGACTTCACCGGCTTCACGAACGACGCCGGCAACCTCGATCTCGTCGAGGCGCGGCGGTGCGGCCTCCTGCGGTTCGTGAAGAAGTGGCGCGAGCTGCGCGCGATCGCGTTGAAGCCGACGCACCCCCTCCATGCCCGCCACGGCTTTCGTGCCTTGTGCACGATGGCCGCGCTCATCTTCCCGAAGCCTGCGACGGTCGCCATCGGCGGCGACGACGGGCAGCCCGAGTTCACGCTCTATGATCTCCTGTGCAGAAAAGACGAGGAGAACGAATCGCCAGTCGGTAGATGGGATTAG
- a CDS encoding DUF5615 family PIN-like protein → MIRFAADENLNDAITRGLRRRQPAIDIVRIQDAGLSGAADPAILEWAAEQGRILLTHDVSTVTKYAYERLRSGQTMPGVFEIIRTAPIAQVIDDLLLLAEYSTDGEWEGQVRYLPLR, encoded by the coding sequence GTGATCCGATTCGCCGCCGACGAGAATCTGAACGACGCCATCACGCGCGGCCTGCGTCGCCGTCAGCCCGCGATCGATATCGTCCGCATCCAGGACGCCGGGCTGTCAGGTGCGGCCGATCCCGCGATCCTGGAGTGGGCGGCCGAGCAGGGCCGCATCCTGCTGACGCACGACGTGTCCACGGTGACGAAGTACGCCTACGAACGCCTCCGTAGCGGCCAGACCATGCCTGGCGTCTTCGAGATCATCCGCACCGCACCGATCGCTCAAGTCATCGACGATCTCCTGCTGTTGGCCGAGTACAGCACGGACGGAGAGTGGGAGGGCCAAGTCCGCTACTTGCCGCTCCGGTAG
- a CDS encoding recombinase family protein yields the protein MLVARDLFEAGVKIFYLEDTEERLDTPEHRFVMAARAFASEMEREKAKQRTRDALLARAKQGLVTGGVVFGYRNVPVHTGTDASGNPVRAYVRYEIEPDEAAVVRGIFEMYTDGYGLKKITKTLNDDPAFAAERRRYFDDRRVPPPRKGSGSWAPSCVNAILRRDRYRGRLTWGRFKNTDRGGRTRVRAPQAADQVIAVDTPDLRIVPEELWQAAQARRRHMQPVAQPAGSAAPLRASASLLSGLAMCTVCGGPITMSGSGKRTQCYGCSYYRNRGATVCSNSWLEAIPIVDQCLLEEIERTVLTPEARQYTLARAAEIVRERLAATPDRLPAVRSDLAKVKREIESLLRALESGRAPQLLIDRLAEKEQLAEKLTAEITERERSRPARDPLDLPHLDRLLRDQLGRLGGVLRGDLVKARQALQKLLVDRVRFTPISLPDGQRTYRLEAELTLGRVLAAEVNNKVSVPDGI from the coding sequence GTGCTGGTCGCGCGCGATCTCTTCGAGGCCGGCGTCAAGATCTTCTACCTCGAAGACACCGAGGAGCGTCTCGACACGCCCGAGCACCGGTTCGTCATGGCCGCACGCGCCTTCGCCTCCGAGATGGAGCGCGAGAAGGCCAAGCAACGCACGCGCGATGCCCTCCTCGCGCGGGCGAAGCAGGGTCTCGTCACGGGCGGCGTCGTGTTCGGGTACCGGAACGTCCCCGTCCACACCGGCACCGACGCTTCCGGAAACCCCGTCCGGGCCTACGTGCGATACGAGATCGAGCCCGACGAGGCTGCGGTCGTGCGCGGCATCTTCGAGATGTACACCGACGGGTACGGCCTCAAGAAGATCACGAAGACACTCAACGATGATCCGGCTTTCGCCGCCGAACGTCGGCGCTACTTCGACGACCGGCGCGTACCCCCGCCGCGAAAAGGAAGCGGCTCGTGGGCACCCTCCTGCGTCAACGCGATCTTGAGGCGCGATCGCTATCGGGGCCGTCTAACCTGGGGACGATTCAAGAACACGGACCGAGGCGGACGCACCCGGGTGCGTGCCCCACAGGCAGCGGACCAAGTGATCGCCGTCGACACGCCCGACCTCCGCATCGTGCCGGAGGAACTGTGGCAGGCCGCACAGGCGAGACGCCGGCACATGCAACCAGTTGCACAGCCCGCGGGATCGGCCGCGCCGCTTCGGGCATCGGCCAGCCTGCTATCGGGGCTCGCGATGTGCACCGTGTGCGGCGGTCCGATCACGATGTCGGGAAGCGGCAAGCGTACGCAGTGCTACGGGTGCAGCTACTACCGCAATCGCGGCGCCACGGTCTGCTCCAATTCCTGGCTCGAAGCGATCCCGATCGTGGATCAATGCCTCCTCGAAGAGATCGAGCGCACGGTACTGACTCCCGAGGCGCGCCAATACACGCTGGCACGCGCGGCCGAGATCGTCCGCGAACGTCTCGCCGCGACTCCGGACCGCCTACCAGCGGTGCGAAGCGACCTCGCCAAGGTGAAGCGCGAAATCGAGAGTCTCCTGCGAGCCCTGGAAAGCGGGCGGGCTCCCCAGCTGCTGATCGACCGCCTCGCGGAGAAGGAGCAACTCGCCGAGAAGCTCACCGCCGAGATCACCGAACGCGAACGGTCACGGCCCGCGCGAGACCCCCTCGACCTCCCGCACCTGGACCGCCTCCTCCGCGACCAACTCGGACGGCTCGGCGGCGTGCTCCGCGGCGACCTCGTGAAGGCGCGCCAGGCGCTCCAGAAGCTCCTCGTCGATCGGGTCCGCTTCACCCCGATCAGCCTGCCCGACGGCCAGCGGACCTACCGGCTCGAAGCGGAGCTGACTCTGGGGAGGGTCCTGGCCGCCGAGGTGAATAATAAGGTCAGCGTCCCCGACGGGATTTGA
- a CDS encoding DUF433 domain-containing protein, with translation MVLAIESTPAPLERDADGVVRVAGTRVTLDSVVGAFNDGATAEEIASQYPSLSLADTYAVIAYYLRHCQESNEYIATRASHSAAVKAETERRFDPAGVRDRLLARKLA, from the coding sequence ATGGTTCTGGCGATCGAAAGCACTCCCGCTCCGCTCGAGCGTGACGCCGATGGCGTCGTCCGAGTCGCGGGGACGCGGGTGACACTCGACTCCGTCGTGGGGGCGTTCAACGATGGCGCCACCGCCGAAGAAATCGCCTCGCAGTATCCTTCGCTGAGCCTGGCCGATACGTATGCAGTCATCGCGTACTATCTCCGCCACTGCCAAGAGAGCAACGAGTACATCGCGACCCGCGCGTCCCACTCCGCCGCGGTGAAGGCCGAGACCGAGCGCCGTTTCGATCCCGCAGGCGTTCGCGATCGGCTCCTCGCGCGCAAGTTGGCTTGA